A stretch of DNA from Nocardioides sp. Arc9.136:
AATGCACCCCGAACGACCTGATGACACCCGAGCCGGACAAGGTCGCCGCGCGCCGTCCCCGCAACACCGACGCCGCCAACGACAACGGCGGAAATGGCGGCGACGAGTCGAACGGCAACGGCGGCGCGCCACCGGCGGTCACCCCGCGGCTCGGCAAGCCCCGCTCGACCCCACCGCTGTAGCCCGCACCCCGATCGCCCACCGAAACGACGAGCACCGCATGCCTGCGCCCGGCCCCAACGCGGCGTTGCGGTTGCCGCCCAAGTGCAACGCGTGCCAGAGCAACCGCGTCGCGTGGACCCGCCCCCGGGTGGACTTCTGCTATCAGTGCCTGCCCGGCGGCCCATTCGCGGCTCCACCGTGCAACCGCTGCCGCTCCCGCACCGACTACTTCAGTCAGGGGCTGTGCAGTCGGTGCCATCCCCGCAGCTCCGAACACGTCGGATCGTGCAAGGGCTGTCTGGCCTGGGGTGTCTACCCCCGCTACAACTGGACCTGCTGGTCCTGTCGCTGGTGGCAGAGGCACTACCCGAAGGGCACCTGCTCCTCCTGCGGCCGCACCAGCCACGTCAGCGACCGGCAAGCCTGTCGGCTGTGCCTTGAGAACGCCCGCCTCGACCAAGAACCCGGCCGAGCACCCGATGTCACCGCGGCGAACCAGCACAGCCAGCAGCTGTTCTTCGCCAACATGGTCTTCAAGCGGCGCGCGACACCGGTGCCTGACTACGTCCGCAGGGATCGCCGATGGTCGACGAAGACCAAGA
This window harbors:
- a CDS encoding helix-turn-helix transcriptional regulator — its product is MQWSLRLRAAERGIWKSAQLRRMLSDAGLEISAGKMSSWWAGTPPTMRLEELDVLCFVLECTPNDLMTPEPDKVAARRPRNTDAANDNGGNGGDESNGNGGAPPAVTPRLGKPRSTPPL